GTTGACATATTCTAAAGGTCATATAATGGTTGTACTTTATAGCGCCCTGCAGCACAGACTCGATTCAGAGCTGAATAATGATCCCGACCCCCTGAACAGCTGGTACAAGTCACGGAGCCCAGAGACCCGAGCAGCTCTGCTTTGGGCCCCGAACTGATCAGATGCGCGTCATTGTGAGGGATGGAGCTCATTTACTCCGAGACCCGCAAACACGACTACAATGCAAGATCAAACAGAAAGCGCATTAAAAACGAATAACAAGTCGGAAAAGCTACgtttaaatgttatatttataaagcaaattaaatgaCAACACACTGAGCCACTGGCCCGAGACGCGCTGGTGTCCATGCAGCCGATACAATGAGCCGCTCCTCACACTGGCTTCACACGCAGCTCCACGGCTCAGACACGCTGCTGTGTAGTGACGGAGTATCTGTGGAGGAACTGGCGCCGAAGCGCTGGGCTGACGTCATCAGTGCGAGTCCTCACTCCCCGTGACGTCATAGCCGTCTGCCTTCTTCACGGTAAGAGGTCATTGCGCCACTTAGAGGCCAATTTGCCAATTAGCGGCTAATGAGCGGGTCTGGCTTCTGATGGGGCAATTTTGGGGGATCGCCGTTTTCGGGCGGTTCCGCAAAAACTGGGTTTCAAATCTGAACAAGAATTGTAAAAACCGGCGCCTTTTATCCCGGGGGCGACGCGTGTGACTCTCCTCCCTGATCAGATGTGGTCTGTATTGCAGTGGTTCAGGGGCGGTGATGCGCTGGTGTAGCTGCACTATAGCACAGGAGACCCGGGTTCAAATCTCGCGTGATTGTATTTATACAATATAACATGTCCTGGAAAAATTATAATGACTGAGATGAATTTGCAACAGTACCAGCTATAGCTAGAGAAGAGAAGAGTTGAACTGTCCTGTTTGAAGCATTATCCAGACTACACGCTAGTGTTGTTCTTCTACATTTTGGTTTCCAGGACGAGTGTAAGATGGAGGGGGCGCTACTGTAGTAACAGCAGATCAATACTGTCAATGACTTCATCTGTGTGCGGGGCACTATGTGGGGGAGGTTTCAGGGACCCAGATTGGTATATTTAATGCGATTTAAAAGTAGGTTAGTGTGCAAGACCAGTCCTAATCGAGGTCTTTGAAAACCGATGATAATGAAGAGGTATTTTGACTTACGAATAGGATTGAGCTCATTTTAATCAACAAATTCTACTAAAAAATATAAGAGTTTCACAAGCATGTGATCAGAGAACTGCTGCAGGTCCCGCTGAACCAGTAGGCGGCGCTGTGGCCTCTGCACTGGAGACCCGTGTGCCAGTCTGCTGATCGGAGACGGTGTGGTGCAGCAGCTTtttttagtaataataattagtgaGCAAACTTGGAACAGTCcagttttttaaaaaacaaaagcatctgCAACAGCAGGAAAGGTTGCGTGTTGGCGGCTGTGGGGGCAGTTGTCAAGATGTTTATCTCCACTATCAAGAGAAATCGGTTGGCTTGGGAACCATCTCTATTTACATCAAACTCACCGGGCGGAGATGGGCTGTAACTTTCGGAAAGGACAGACTAAAGTACACAGCACAGCTTTCTGCTTGGTCCCGTTCCCAGCCCCCCTGCCTGGCTGAAGACTGGGCCACCGAGCACAGCTGGCAGTGAGACACAAGAGACACCCACACAGACTGAAACACACATGTCGGAGAGGAAGAAAACCAACGACCAGTCgatctgtcctgtcctgtcctgtcctgtcctgtcctgtgctgtgctgtcctgtgctgtcctgtcctgtcctgtcctgtcctgtcctgtgccAGAATCCGGTTGTCAGTGATTGGAACAGGCGCGCgcgtttaattaattaattaatgtggaTCTGGACTGACAGCAAGCAGCACCCAGAGACCAGAGGAGACGACCCCAGTGAGGGACACTGATGAGGGAGGGGGCTGGAGTGTTTCATACCGGAGTGGGACTGTATCTCTCCTCCTGCTCGCTCCTGGGGAGGACAGAGATTTATAAAGCAGGATCAGATCGGCCACATCAATAGCCCTGTTCTCCagtccattttctttctttcctttgcttttctgtctttctttctcgtTCACATAATATTTGAAACGAATTCACTGAGCaaactgccacacacacacacacacacatatatatacagctctggaaataattaagaaaccactccaagttcagaaatcaatgtaaagTTGTCTCTTGattttttccatatatatatcaGATTCCTAAAACAGCACTTTCCACCGCATAGACACAACACTTTTGCGGCAAACCCAAGTCCCATGCGGTTCAGATCCCATAAAATTGCAATGGGCGGATGTACTGAAGGTTTGATTCAATCTGCAACAGCTATACATCTGTGTAAACAGGGCTGCAGTGCTGTAGAGTAGGTACAGTGTGCCAGTGCAGATATAAGGAGCTCTAAATGCAACCACAGTAAATAAAAAGGGTTTAAAGGGTTTCTTTAGGATTGATAATGTGCAAGGGACATGCAATATCCCATGATACTATTTTATGCATGTCCTTTGAAATACAACACACATTTTCCATCAAACTGTGATGTGGTGGTGTGTGTCTCCTGCTGTATCTGTTTGTTTTGCAGCTCGGGTGGCTCCAGTGAGAGTCTTGTGGGCAGCACGCCAGCATCTCTCCGAAATCGCATAATCACAGGATAAACACCAGATACAGCCGTCAGCATATTACACGAGTATTCAAAAGTGTCTTAAACCCTGCCGACATAATTCACCTCCTATAGGCTTGGAAGTCAATCAGGTTGCTCCTCCAGTGTTTGTTTCGTGTATTCCTGTGGGACACTGTCCAGAGTCAAGTCACCAGTGCAGTACCCGCTACTCCAATTACGCAATATTTGGGTTGCTCAGCTCAGTCTCTTGGGGGGCCGTGTTCAGCCCCAGCAGGCCTGTGATTCCCACGACCCCCCAGCAGCCCGTCTGCGCCGCCACAGACCTCGCCTGAACACGGTGTCTGCTCCACTGGGCACAGGGAATCCCCTCCAACATCCCcaccagaagaagaaaaaaggatcCTCGCACCGTGTTCAGGATAAGGCGTCACCTGGACCGCAGCTGTCCTGTTTTTAGCCAGCTGTTGTTGTTGGCGTCGTTGTGGTTTCTGTCGCTGCTTTCTCTACTAACTCCATGGGGACAGATATTCCCGAAAAGCAATTACGCCTGTTTACATTTCCCACAAAATGCCAAGGTCGTACCCCTCTTACTTTTAGACCCTGGGAAATATAGTAATATACTGTTCTGCTCAGTACTGTACACAAGAAAATAGATAGCCTGTAATCGGGGTCAGCTATAGGTTAAAGCAAGTCTGTACCAAGTCTGTACCAAGTCTTATTTTACAATCTCAGTTCcccagtggtgtgtgtgtgtaccactGGGCAACCTAGATTGTGCTTAAAGATTGCATATCCAGCAAACAATTGTATTCAGACGGAATGCATTTTTCCTAAAACatctgcatttagttaattactGATGCATGGCCCCCACAAGCAGAGGGACAGCTAACCGACGTGCGCAAAGTTCACAGAGACGATGCATTCATATTTTCGTGAGATCACAGCTAACCGATGATGTTGGCATGCATCCACGGGTTTCTTATTTCTGCACTCCCAGTGGAtaaatgtcagtgtgtgtgtgtgtgtgtgtgtgtgtgtgtgtgtgtgtgtgtgtgtgtgtgtgtgtgtgtgtgtgtgtgtgtgtgtgtgtgtgtgtgtgtgtgtgattcacaGGACTGAAAACTGGCACCAAATACTCAAATCACGTTGCTGTCATCGCCGGGCACCACTGCTGCAGTCTGACGGCGACATGCACTGCTGGGGCGCGGAGGAGGTTCCCGGGGTGGCATTTCATCAAAACGCAGGAGTGGAGTCTGGAGTGAGGGACGGGGCGCTCCGTGAAACAAAGGCAAAGCGATCGGCTCTCTTTAAAGAGATCTGCATATCCAGCCCTCCCCCCCGTCTGTCACTTTTGGAGAAGGGATCGCCTCTCTCCTCGGAAGGAAGTTAAGAGCGCAAGTTGGCCGGGATCGGCAGCGCATCCATCCCCGGCTCTGCCTCGCTGCTGTGGATACAGTATCATTTCATTATTACCACCGGAGGGACGTCCTGACCAGCAGTTTGGTGCCTGGAAGCCGCTGGGGATGCGTCTTCACAGCAGGAAGGGATGAGGAGTACAGACCAGCACCGCAAACAAGGCAAGTAACCCGATTTCAGGTCCGGAGCACTAAAACGACAGTATCCATAAAGAAAGAGAAGACGAGGCCAGTTTTCAGATTTAAAAACAGAGCAGCAAACGAGAGAGCCGCCCTGACCTGCGACTGAAGGAGTGAGAAACAGTTTGACACGATTTGGCAACTTTGCACAGGATCCGCGTAGTTTCTTATAACTGTGTTTTTGAAGGCAGTCCGAAAGACGTCTAACTTAtggaaatgtatgcattttatgtACAACTAATAcatcattaaaacacaaacGGTGCATTGAAAAGCCCGAATAAATACTCGGGTCCGTCTTTAACCCAGCCGCTGCAGTAAGGCTGTGGCTTGTTTGGGGCCAATGCAACGCTGCGACACCGCTGTGGAAACGTCAGAAATGTCAGAAACGTCAATGTTGTTCAAACCAGAATGATGTTTCTCCAATGCTCTGATGACGTTTGCACCCCGTTACACATGCATGTTTTTGGTGGCGTTGCTAAAGGTTTCGACGGCTTgcctgctggacatcttctatTGAGGACACAACTTCGAGCTGGTGCGTCAGTCTAAATGTCAGCCACATGAAATCGGTGATGGCCGAAGTTATAATCCTCGGTGTCACTGGTGGCTTTTGTGGTTTAAAATGTCCTGCTGTCCAGCCGGCCCCCAGCAGAAGACACGATTGCTGTGCTTGCGCAGTCGTGCTCAGGGGCGCCGGCTTGGCACAGGTTACTGTTACGCATGAGCAGTCCCGACCAGGCCGAAGACCCACATGAGCTGTTGCATCTCAAGACAAAGTGCTCTGCTGTCAGCCTGCCATTAATACCCGAGAGTGATGCTCGTTTAGCAAAAGCTGGCCAGCAATAATGACCATCCGTTACCTTCATCATAACAGGGTCCAAATCATGCTGACAAATCATATTGACATAAGGTATTTCCAGCGTGAAATACATAAAACGTTACTAGGGTCCAAAAAGCGTCATGCACATAAACCAGGCTGTCTAGTGATTAAATGTTCCACCTAAAGTATGTATTGGCCAGAGAAAACACGAATGCAAAATGATTTGATCTGATTTCACTAGACAACCTGGCACAAACACACGGGCCTTTCCACAGGACCTCTTAGGCTGACATATCGCCATGCATTGCACATTTAGGGTGATAATGATTATATAAGCAAATGGACATTTTAAGatgacatgaacacacacactattCAAATTACAGTATAACTGATCATGTTTTGGGATGATAGCGTTTGATCAAGATAGAAACACGGGGGCATATCATTGCATTGCATGTATCTGAGGCTGTTGGCTTTAAAACTGTGAAATACGGaatcaaaaaacacaaaaaaaaacaataatcacTCATCAGACCCCGTGAAAAATGATACATAGACTAGTAGCCCAGTCCATTCAAGCAATATTACATCTTGCCAAGCATAGCACATTAAGATAGATATGACAGGGGGTTAGGCCTGATTAAACATCTCATAGTCTGTCACATTGCAGCTCCCTGACTCAACTCATTTGCTGTGGGACTGATGTGTCCCTTCACAAAAACGCTCGACTCATTCTCTCAATCCTGTTCTCCGTCtgcaaaacaaatgaacaagcaaacaaataccaacaaaaacaaaatagaaacaaGACAGTACGGCCTATAATTCAGAAGCAGACAGACTATGAATCAGTGATGACATAAAACTGTCACTGTCTTCAGGATGTTTTCCCCCTTTGTCCTTGGCGTTTTGGCTAAATAGGTTATCGGGATATTAAACCTGCTTATTTTTAGTAACAacccatctttctatctattaGCACAAACGGCACAGTGCCAGCCACCCAGCActtaaatacacaaaagataaGGAGGGACACAATCCATAACATTAACCACTCAATCATACcctcaaaacaaacacagaagagCCCATAACTCAGAGCTGTTGTCTCGTTTTCCTAAGCAACTGCAGTGAACACAGAATCTGGTCTTTTTCTGTGATTGTTTTTATGTCCTTCACTGTATGCAGACCTGATTTAAATTGACTTTATGCTGCATCAAAGCACAAATGTTAGATGATAAACAATGCACTGGATTTTCtaccagtaaaataaataaatcaacaaatagATAGAGAaggaaataatacaatgtttggTTCGATAGTTAGGTAATCTCTCCAGAATTAACAGCAAAGAACCACATGCAAGCCACACAATAGAAAATAAAGGAAATACAAGATAAGGATCATATGCATAATCCTTTAACTAAGACTCTGAACAGCGTAGCAGATATCTACTGTGTTTTGGTGCTCGTGGCTTTGCATGTATTAAATTCAGGCTTCTCTACTTGGTTTTAAACTAAAGGAACTGAATTGTACAGACTCTGGAAGTGGAGACGGTTTGTTATTACAAGACAACGTCTAGACAGTAAAGATCGTCTTGAAGGGGAAATTGGATGCAGTTTAGGTAGCTCAGCCTTTTTCAGACGGGATACGAGTACAATTGTATTGCCCATAaagagagaaacaagagcccTGCTTTTACATGTACGAGTACCGGAATGCATGCAGATATTCGGTGCAATTTTTCCATTTCATTACACCTTGTTTAAACATATCCAGGTCTTTAGGAACACAGCACATCTGTGAGCAGTTGTTGCAGTTTTCCCTTCATTTAAAAGGGAGAAAATGTGCCTCTTATAAACTGCAGTAAGAACGTGCATTTTGTGTGAAACTGCTCCTCTGTGAAACTGACCTGGAGAGAGATCTGAGCAAGCTATGGGCACCGATGCTGTTCAGATTTAATACGGAGAACGTGGAGTCCATGGTTGTGGTTTGAAAATAGGAACATGCTGTTATGTGATGAGTCTAAGTGACATCTATTTCATAATCTTCAACGCAGTATAGTCAAAGACGTATATTTTTAtacatcatcagcctatatcaatccatTGCTTTGATGAAGGCATCTCCAACATGTTTATCCACTTGCTTCCAACTATAGCTTTTTTCcacgtcacacctgcaaagtttattgttttcttctaggtatttttaatctcttgggataTTTTTGACAGCTTCCTtagtccatctttgatctgtttttcttgccgtgtgtccagcccattgccatgttagcatttttactttttcatatttttgttcttggatccatgcATTGCTTTTTCTATCtgcatgcttctttgtgtcgtctgcagtttctgtaacattgttctgttttttcttcaggTAAATTTCCTTTGAACAGCGtgttgtttcttccaaatgcactccatcccattgtcactcttcttttgatatCTTCCATATTATCTacatctgcactgatttgttgttAAAGGTAGACATAACGTTTGACTCCTTCAAAGTAACTTTTGATTTATTAAAATTgtcttagatttaacaaagatgttaaacatgactttggttttactcaggttcattttaagtcTAGTTTTCTTgtatctgagagttcttgaatttgaagGTCTTTAGGTGTTTTTGGAATTATGATGATGTCTTCAGCAGTTTGTAAGTTgttcaaatacacacacacacacacacacacacacatacatacatataaatatatatatcaatgttTGTGCAGGGACCATTCTTTCCAAAGAATGTATATACTATCAAGACGACAAGCATGTGTACCTGACACTGAAATGTGCCTCCCATTCTCTTCACAGCTTCCTCCTAAGGGATGACGGCTGCCGGTGCCACTGGAGCAGCACGAGACATGAGGAACCAGGAACCCTGGAGCCTGGCCCAGCCCTCCCCGTCCCGCCAGCGCCTGCCCCGGTTCAGCTTCCGCTCCAAGAAGGAGGGCGTCATCCAGGGCAAGCTGCGGATCAAGTCCCCCTCCGGCGCCTTCCTGATCCTGGGGGTGTTCGTGGTGTTGGTCGGCACGGCTGTGGCTGTGGCGGGATACTGGCCTTACAGGGCGCACCGGGCCGCGATGCTGAGCCAGTCCAGGACGGGCCTGAATGACTCGAGGGTGGCTGGGAGGTCCATGGGGGTTAGGAGCATCCTGTCCACCCAGAACCTCATCCACAATGACCGGATGAAGCTGCTCGGCCCCATCATCATGGGCGTGGGGCTCTTCATCTTCATCTGCGCGAACACCATGCTGTACGAGAACAGAGACCGTGAGACCCAGGTGCTTCTGGCCCAGACCCAGAAGATGATCTGCTCCATGTCCGCCCATCTGGAGGAGCGGGGCTGCGTGCTGCCCAGGCACTACCAGTGGATGACCAATCTTAGCCACGCCGACCTCAACATCCGCTGCCTGGAGGAGCTGACGGGCTCCGAATCCCTGCTCCTGCAGATGAAGTCCGGGGAGGGGCACAAGTGGGCTGACTGCTATGCGCCAAACACCCTCCAGACCAAAGCCCTCCACCACAAAGAGTCCTCCCCTTCCCTGTCCCTGCACAGCGTCCACTCGGACTCCTGCAACTCCAGTGAGGGCAACTTCAACGTGCTCTCCTGCCAGGCGCCGGATCCCAGGGTGGCCTGCAGCACCAACGCGCTCTCCCTGCCCTTGATCAAGCTCAACAACTGCCTCATTGAAGCCGGGCCCTCCCTCTCCACCGGCAGGGACTGTGTCAGGGACGCTCCTCCCAGGCGCTCCTACAGCCTCAGCTGCAGGACTGTCCCCCGGGGGGACGTAACCGCCGCTCGGACGGCACTGCACCTGGATTCGTCCCCCACAGAGGAGGGTCATCCAGACAGGACACACAGAAATACCTTTCTCCCCGAGCCCGGCAGGAAGGAATTCAGCTCGGACGTCTGCCTCCAGCTGTCAGGCCACTCCCGCTCCTTGGACTTGGGCAGGGGAGgggagcagtgtggggcacccATGGAGGAGCGGAAGAACCGCAGCTGGCCGCGCCTGGACCTCAGCAGCCTCAAGAAGTACATGAAACTGGAGAACAAAGAGGACTCTGTGGACAAGCTGCTGGACCAGCTGGAGCAGCAATACTCTCAGTGGGAGAGGAGCTGCTCAGGGCCCTTTCAATGAAGGGGAATATCAGTGGTCAGCACGAGGAGCTGTAGACATCTTTCTTTGACGTTTCCAGGAAAATGAAAACCACATCCCCTGCCCCAACTCAATCCTTCAGGTCTCATTCGGCCCCTTTTCTTTGGGTGTACAGGTCTGAGAACATTATTCTGCCATACGGAAGGTTTGTGAAGGAAGTAAAACCATTTCTGACAAAGCAGCCGGATGTCCCAGGACAAGaagataaatattaaatacagtggGTAATTGGGAGTCGTTCATGTTTAATGGATAGGATTCAAGAACAAAATCATAGTTTCTACACTGTTAGAACCCAGCGGCGTAAGGGGATCGCTTTGCTGTTTTTCTTACTGGGAAGTAGCTGAAGAGTTGTTGCCGATTGTCAGGACCGTCTTCAGTGTGATGCGGtgtgctgctcctgtgttcaCGGGCGGTACAGAAAGTGTACAGGTCACCACAGTGTGTTTCAGTGGGAGTGGAGGAGCAGCGGAGTCACGGCACTGTGAGTCACCTTCTGCATCCCAAACTAGGTGTCTAGTGCAGAGTCGTTAATTCAGGGAAAGGACAGTGTACAACAGAGGTGCCGGTCATACCTCTTACAAGGGCTATATTGCAATTTGATTTAAAgactagaagaaaaaaaaaaaagcaatttctACTCTGAGGAAAAATGTTACTGCCGTTTTCTAATGTGCTTATCCTTTCTGTCTGTGCCAGCGTCGTGGACATGGAGAGCTGAGGGGTGGGTTAATAACCACCCTCTCTGATTGCCTTTCAGGATCTAATGGGTATTCGTAACCCATCATCTGTTGGTCCCGTGTGAGTGTTTCGACTCTGGGGTcgtccttttccttttttgtggggggggggggggatggaaTTGAAGTGTAAATAAGCAGGATGCGAGTGAAACCCCCCAGAGGAATGAATGACACGGACACTACTGTGGGCATGGCGGGCATTTGATGTCCTGGAGGACTGGTCTATCCTTTAATGATCTCTTGGCTGTGGGAGAGAAACAAGACCCTTTTTGTTGACGATATGAGATGTTTTTGTTCTGGTTTGTTTACGTCGGTTTGTA
This is a stretch of genomic DNA from Amia ocellicauda isolate fAmiCal2 chromosome 11, fAmiCal2.hap1, whole genome shotgun sequence. It encodes these proteins:
- the tmem200b gene encoding transmembrane protein 200A encodes the protein MTAAGATGAARDMRNQEPWSLAQPSPSRQRLPRFSFRSKKEGVIQGKLRIKSPSGAFLILGVFVVLVGTAVAVAGYWPYRAHRAAMLSQSRTGLNDSRVAGRSMGVRSILSTQNLIHNDRMKLLGPIIMGVGLFIFICANTMLYENRDRETQVLLAQTQKMICSMSAHLEERGCVLPRHYQWMTNLSHADLNIRCLEELTGSESLLLQMKSGEGHKWADCYAPNTLQTKALHHKESSPSLSLHSVHSDSCNSSEGNFNVLSCQAPDPRVACSTNALSLPLIKLNNCLIEAGPSLSTGRDCVRDAPPRRSYSLSCRTVPRGDVTAARTALHLDSSPTEEGHPDRTHRNTFLPEPGRKEFSSDVCLQLSGHSRSLDLGRGGEQCGAPMEERKNRSWPRLDLSSLKKYMKLENKEDSVDKLLDQLEQQYSQWERSCSGPFQ